One stretch of Meiothermus sp. CFH 77666 DNA includes these proteins:
- the ilvN gene encoding acetolactate synthase small subunit, giving the protein MRHLVSVLVQDNPGVLQRIAGLIARRGFNIESLAVGRTHQPGLSRISLVVSGDDAVLEQVEKQLNRLIEVIKVTDHSEPHVERELALVKVSIAGMEERMEVKDIAEAFRARIVDVAKKSIIFELTGDSTKVSNFVEAMRPYGLLEVMRTGAVGMSRGEQVLKVREKKAV; this is encoded by the coding sequence ATGCGACACTTGGTCTCAGTTTTAGTTCAAGACAACCCCGGCGTCCTGCAACGGATTGCAGGGCTGATCGCACGGCGGGGCTTCAACATCGAGTCGCTGGCGGTGGGGCGTACTCACCAGCCGGGCCTATCGCGCATCTCGCTGGTGGTTTCTGGGGACGATGCGGTGTTGGAGCAGGTAGAAAAGCAGCTCAACCGGCTGATTGAGGTCATCAAGGTAACCGACCACTCCGAGCCGCACGTGGAGCGGGAACTGGCCTTGGTCAAGGTGAGCATTGCCGGGATGGAGGAGCGTATGGAGGTCAAGGACATTGCCGAAGCCTTCCGCGCTCGCATTGTGGACGTGGCCAAGAAATCCATCATCTTCGAGCTGACCGGCGACTCTACCAAGGTCTCGAACTTTGTCGAGGCCATGCGGCCTTATGGGCTGCTCGAGGTCATGCGTACCGGCGCGGTGGGCATGTCCCGCGGTGAGCAGGTACTCAAGGTACGTGAGAAGAAAGCTGTTTAG